In Mongoliitalea daihaiensis, one DNA window encodes the following:
- a CDS encoding PH domain-containing protein, with the protein MKIYKARKGKLITGLVILTAFLPFIGGFYNAENLLRMLLGFFILALPFAIVLWLYIDTSYRIVEGVFYYRSAFLKGQIDIQEITKASKDVTNFTGIKPALATKGIVIYFNRFDEIYIAPENNDELIADLLKINPEIEVVNK; encoded by the coding sequence ATGAAAATATACAAAGCCCGCAAAGGAAAACTTATTACAGGATTAGTAATCCTTACAGCATTTTTACCATTTATTGGAGGCTTTTATAATGCTGAAAATCTTTTACGTATGCTTCTTGGGTTTTTCATATTGGCGTTACCTTTTGCTATTGTCCTTTGGCTCTATATTGATACTTCTTATCGAATAGTAGAAGGTGTTTTTTATTATCGCTCCGCATTTTTAAAAGGGCAAATTGATATTCAAGAAATTACAAAAGCAAGTAAAGATGTCACGAATTTTACGGGTATAAAGCCTGCTTTAGCGACCAAAGGAATTGTCATTTATTTCAATCGATTTGATGAAATCTACATTGCCCCCGAAAATAATGATGAGTTGATCGCTGATTTATTGAAAATTAACCCCGAAATTGAAGTGGTGAATAAGTGA